In Nicotiana tabacum cultivar K326 chromosome 19, ASM71507v2, whole genome shotgun sequence, one DNA window encodes the following:
- the LOC107819127 gene encoding chromatin modification-related protein EAF1 B isoform X1, whose protein sequence is MHGCGAESDPVVNAEVDSMGGVLEGGVGIGNITSPRRSAIEEVQLELRQEYCFLEEKRRELEFLEKGGDPLDFKFGNAASLSVQSTSLTDQHPDKLVTSEAKGSFAITASPHGDSVESSGRLGAPQLCEPNSADNLMLFDGENEFTEGDRSSRHPGRSNLTPSEQSFMLDRSRNAKELGDSAAFGVPRKAYKRRYRSRPNDVKGLVSDGENPKDQNSSLNIAVPSSPKGCMPVKTLASEVDGVKAAESTTYLKTDDLADSIPEASASRDLLDNQHDQNSHTGVKEMSIQEGPERLPSSLGEEAVSSAGQEGQSCTAAAGLGKQASSSQINGFSCGKSDQKSIPNDAQSSGAALGTKGLDSESSCTRTTLDRNNDREMIMNPKNLDSKGDLKEQMSVPEGTPIIESNLKEQKEVKAGDGCGLTNEVCNSGPKKHQNYFLDTSQEEFVSSEPNLPCEVKDNITTIVEAVGPSPSETERKPSANTSDSSNLQKGNACIIGRQASVESRIPEPSQHVSPHGVSNLSPEAQASGINVKLATRGDEDSILKEAQIIEAKRKRIAELSAVTFPVENRRKSHWDYVLEEMVWLANDFAQERLWKMTAAAQMCHRVAFTARSRFQEQNSSWELKKVAHIMAKAVMGFWQSIEGKSKKLELPIFRKGHTLAIREYAMRFLKYNDSDVPQSLAEAPVTPERVSDAGIIDAPQEDHFREENLFYAVSLGAMDAYRKSIESHVLHYEKFGMHEEVETSACITVPDFGSQDYAFEEDEGETSPYDISVAIEGNKLSRFSQKKRKILIKAYNGRSYDVHTDVPFTQRVENKLGTHQSMQLGKRPASNLNVSIPTKRMRTASRQRVLSPYSATTSGCAQLPIKTDASSGDTSSFQDDQSTLHGGSHMPNSLDVESVGDFEKHLPFDSSEVSKPKKKKKSKILGAYEQRWKADSNFQKEQRDFSRKRLESHQLDSNGSNGLVGQHITKKPKMMRQSLENSFENIGAGGGFVPSPAASQMSNMSNPNKLIRMLSGRDQGRRGKTLKTSAGQPGSGSPWSLFEDQALVVLVHDMGPNWELVSDAFNSTLQFKCIYRKPKECKERHKILMDRSSGDGADSADDSGSSQPYPSTLPGIPKGSARQLFQRLQGPMEEDTLRSHFEKMILIGQKYLLRKNQGYKHDPRHLQQPHDSHTHVLSKHCTNNLNGGPIFTPLDLCDAPSSPDYLSVGCQGPHPSELSISSQCALNSVLPASGANSAVQGSSNMISGNNFPSSPLNASVRDGRYIVPRSASLPVDEQQRFQQYNQMRNMQSNMAAPGVLAATDRGGARILSSGNSTGMMCGINRGIPMARPGFQGVASSSILNSGSMLSSGMGAMPNTVNMHSGVSSNQVNSMMRPHDGLHMIRPPQNQEVQRQMMLPELQGNSQVVSPFGGLSSSFPNQSASPVTSYPLHHRQSHQPPMLSPHRPHLQGANHATNSQQQAYAIRLAKERHLQQRLVQQQFSHSQPQLPISSSLQNSPKTTSQSSSPPVSLSPLTSPTSMTPMPQHHALPNHGLARTAQTGGSTVTTQMTKQRQRQIGQQQLQQAGRHHPPQRQQSQSQQQAKLLKGVGRGNMMMHQNLQIDPSLLNGLSNNQTNQSAEKGEQATHLMQGHGLYSGTAHSPVQLAKQAVAPHSSSQPQPKIYSGQLPPSTKHLQQQMPNQDNSNQGPGSLAPSDTISSQQSVPSSVTGSSNHQGLVHQQPQVQPQPKLMNQSQATVQRVLQQNHVVNSDQSKKLQAGEPQAEQHPMCKTSQIGAITSMLQDVNDATNVADVSTLSANQWKGTEPLCDSIGTPPTNSAGSESVPQISQGVSQRQSSGNLAPTGPDSFNWQQKSSQLQPPSSVTQPQLQQQLSPLQHSQEQAQILQAGNSSSFARSNDCRLD, encoded by the exons ATGCATGGATGTGGTGCGGAATCTGATCCCGTAGTCAATGCCGAGGTTGATTCGATGGGAGGAGTTCTTGaaggtggagttggtattggtaacATAACTTCTCCGCGGAGATCAGCAATTGAGGAGGTTCAACTTGAGCTTAG GCAGGAGTATTGTTTCCTagaggaaaagagaagagaattagAATTTCTTGAGAAA GGTGGTGATCCGCTGGATTTCAAATTCGGGAATGCTGCTTCACTTAGTGTTCAGTCCACTTCTCTGACAGATCAACATCCCGATAAGCTTGTGACCAG TGAAGCAAAAGGTAGTTTTGCAATTACTGCTTCTCCTCATGGAGACTCAGTTGAAAGTAGTGGTCGACTTGGGGCTCCTCAACTTTGTGAACCCAACAGTGCTGACAATCTCATGCTATTTGATGGTGAAAATGAATTCACTGAAGGTGATAGGTCTTCTAGACACCCCGGTAGGAGCAATCTTACTCCATCAGAGCAGTCATTTATGTTGGATAGAAGTCGCAATGCAAAAGAATTGGGTGATTCTGCTGCTTTTGGTGTCCCTAGAAAAGCTTACAAGCGAAGATACAGGTCCCGGCCTAATGATGTAAAAGGACTGGTTTCTGATGGAGAAAATCCAAAAGACCAGAACTCTTCTTTGAACATTGCAGTGCCTTCTAGTCCAAAGGGTTGTATGCCTGTGAAGACTCTGGCTTCTGAAGTAGATGGTGTTAAAGCTGCAGAGTCAACTACTTACTTGAAGACGGATGATCTGGCAGATAGCATTCCTGAAGCTAGTGCTTCCAGAGATTTGCTGGATAACCAACATGATCAGAACTCACACACAGGTGTTAAGGAAATGTCTATTCAGGAAGGTCCTGAAAGGCTTCCATCGTCACTGGGAGAAGAAGCGGTAAGTTCTGCTGGCCAGGAAGGTCAGTCATGTACAGCTGCAGCAGGCCTTGGGAAGCAAGCTAGTTCCAGCCAAATAAATGGGTTCAGTTGTGGGAAGAGTGACCAGAAAAGCATACCAAATGATGCTCAAAGCAGTGGTGCAGCATTGGGCACAAAGGGTTTAGATTCAGAATCTTCTTGCACCCGGACTACTCTAGATCGAAATAATGATAGGGAAATGATTATGAACCCAAAAAACTTGGACTCCAAAGGTGACTTGAAGGAACAAATGTCGGTGCCAGAGGGAACACCCATTATCGAAAGCAATCTTAAAGAACAGAAAGAGGTGAAAGCTGGTGACGGTTGTGGTTTGACCAATGAAGTATGCAATTCTGGCCCCAAAAAGCACCAAAATTATTTTCTCGATACATCACAGGAAGAATTTGTTAGCAGTGAACCTAATTTGCCTTGTGAGGTAAAAGATAATATTACCACCATAGTGGAAGCAGTTGGCCCATCTCCGTCAGAAACTGAGAGGAAACCCAGTGCAAATACAAGTGATAGTTCCAACCTCCAAAAAGGAAATGCTTGTATTATTGGACGTCAGGCTTCAGTTGAGTCCAGAATACCTGAGCCTTCTCAGCATGTATCACCACATGGAGTTTCAAATCTTTCCCCTGAGGCACAAGCATCTGGGATCAACGTTAAACTTGCTACCAGGGGTGATGAAGACTCAATCTTGAAAGAGGCACAGATTATAGAG GCGAAACGTAAAAGGATTGCAGAGTTATCTGCAGTGACCTTTCCAGTGGAGAATCGTCGCAAATCCCACTGGGATTATGTACTTGAGGAAATGGTTTGGCTGGCAAATGATTTTGCTCAG GAACGTCTTTGGAAAATGACTGCAGCTGCTCAAATGTGTCACCGGGTGGCTTTTACCGCGCGGTCACGATTCCAAGAACAAAATAGTAGTTGGGAGCTAAAAAAGGTAGCTCATATTATGGCCAAAGCTGTCATGGGTTTCTGGCAGTCTATTGAG GGGAAAAGCAAAAAACTGGAGCTGCCGATCTTTAGAAAGGGTCATACCCTTGCTATTAGGGAATATGCCATGAGATTTCTGAAATACAATGACTCTGATGTTCCACAAAGCCTTGCTGAAGCTCCGGTGACTCCAGAGAGGGTGTCTGATGCTGGAATCATTGATGCGCCCCAGGAAGATCATTTTAGAGAA GAGAACCTCTTCTATGCTGTCTCCCTTGGAGCAATGGATGCTTACAGAAAGTCCATCGAATCTCATGTGCTGCACTATGAG AAATTTGGTATGCATGAAGAGGTGGAGACATCTGCATGCATTACAGTTCCAg ACTTTGGATCTCAAGACTATGCATTTGAAGAGGATGAAGGAGAGACAAGTCCATATGACATATCAGTTGCCATTGAAGGTAACAAATTGTCAAGATTTTCccagaagaaaaggaagatccTCATAAAGGCATATAATGGACGATCATATGATGTTCACACTGATGTACCATTTACACAACGTGTGGAAAACAAACTTGGTACTCATCAATCTATGCAACTGGGCAAACGGCCAGCAAGCAATCTTAATGTGTCTATTCCAACAAAGCGTATGCGTACTGCTTCTAGGCAAAGAGTTCTTAGTCCTTACAGTGCAACAACATCTGGATGTGCTCAGTTGCCAATCAAAACTGATGCTTCAAGTGGTGATACCAGTTCATTTCAGGATGATCAGAGTACTTTGCATGGGGGATCACATATGCCAAATAGTTTGGACGTTGAGTCAGTTGGCGATTTCGAAAAGCATTTACCATTTGACTCCAGTGAAGTTTCAAAacctaaaaagaagaaaaaatcaaaGATTCTG GGAGCATATGAACAGCGATGGAAGGCTGATTCTAATTTTCAAAAGGAGCAG AGGGACTTTTCCAGAAAGAGATTGGAGAGCCATCAACTTGATTCTAATGGTAGTAACG GTTTAGTCGGTCAACATATCACAAAGAAGCCAAAGATGATGAGGCAATCACTTGaaaattcttttgaaaatataGGTGCTGGTGGTGGATTTGTCCCATCTCCAGCGGCTTCCCAGATGAGTAACATGTCCAACCCAAATAAACTTATAAGAATGCTTAGTGGTAGGGACCAGGGTAGGAGAGGCAAAACTTTGAAG ACGTCTGCTGGACAACCAGGTTCAGGAAGTCCATGGTCGCTATTCGAGGACCAG GCGCTCGTGGTCCTGGTGCATGACATGGGTCCAAACTGGGAGCTTGTAAGTGATGCTTTCAACAGTACTTTACAATTCAAG TGTATCTACCGCAAGCCAAAAGAATGCAAAGAACGACACAAAATACTGATGGACAGAAGTAGTGGTGATGGTGCTGATAGTGCTGATGATTCAGGATCTTCTCAACCTTATCCTTCAACATTACCTGGCATTCCCAAG GGAAGTGCTAGGCAACTGTTTCAGCGTTTGCAGGGGCCAATGGAAGAGGATACACTTAGATctcattttgagaaaatgatctTGATCGGGCAGAAATATCTTTTACGGAAGAATCAG GGTTATAAACATGATCCGAGACATCTCCAGCAACCACATGATTCTCACACACATGTTCTTTCCAAACATTGTACAAATAATCTGAACGGAGGCCCTATTTTTAC ACCTTTGGACCTATGTGATGCGCCCTCGAGTCCAGACTATCTTTCTGTTGGATGCCAAGGTCCGCACCCAAGTGAATTATCTATCTCAAGTCAGTGTGCATTAAACTCAGTGCTCCCAGCGTCTGGTGCAAACTCCGCAGTCCAGGGGTCGTCCAATATGATTAGTGGAAACAACTTTCCGTCAAGTCCCCTCAATGCATCTGTTAG GGATGGTAGATATATTGTTCCTAGATCTGCATCTCTTCCAGTTGATGAACAGCAGAGATTTCAGCAGTATAATCAAATGAGAAATATGCAATCCAATATGGCTGCTCCTGGAGTTCTTGCAGCCACTGATCGTGGTGGTGCTCGTATACTTTCCAGTGGCAATAGTACGGGCATGATGTGTGGGATCAATAGAGGTATTCCAATGGCAAGGCCTGGGTTTCAAGGAGTTGCATCATCGTCTATATTGAATTCTGGAAGCATGCTTTCCTCCGGGATGGGAGCAATGCCAAACACTGTGAATATGCATTCTGGAGTGAGCTCTAATCAGGTGAACTCAATGATGAGACCTCACGATGGTTTGCACATGATTCGG CCTCCACAGAATCAGGAAGTTCAGAGGCAAATGATGCTTCCCGAGCTTCAAGGAAACAGCCAAGTGGTCTCTCCATTTGGTGGGTTAAGTTCCTCTTTCCCCAACCAGTCTGCCTCTCCCGTCACATCGTATCCACTTCATCATCGGCAATCACATCAGCCACCTATGCTTAGCCCTCATCGTCCTCATCTTCAAGGGGCTAATCATGCCACCAACTCACAGCAACAAGCTTATGCTATTCGATTAGCTAAAGAGAGGCACCTGCAGCAGCGACTGGTGCAACAACAATTTTCACATTCGCAGCCCCAACTTCCTATTTCATCTTCTTTGCAAAATAGTCCCAAGACCACATCACAATCTTCTTCTCCGCCGGTATCACTTTCTCCTTTGACGTCCCCCACCTCAATGACCCCAATGCCGCAACATCATGCATTGCCAAATCATGGGCTTGCACGGACTGCTCAAACTGGGGGCAGCACCGTAACTACTCAGATGACCAAGCAAAGGCAACGTCAGATAGGGCAGCAGCAGCTTCAACAAGCAGGCAGGCACCATCCTCCACAGCGCCAGCAGTCACAATCTCAACAACAAGCTAAATTGTTGAAGGGAGTTGGCAGAGGCAACATGATGATGCACCAGAACTTGCAGATAGATCCCTCTCTACTGAATGGGCTTTCGAACAATCAAACAAATCAATCTGCTGAGAAAGGTGAGCAAGCCACTCACTTGATGCAAGGTCATGGACTATATTCTGGTACAGCACACAGCCCTGTCCAGCTTGCAAAGCAAGCTGTGGCACCTCATTCTTCAAGTCAGCCCCAGCCTAAGATTTACTCTGGCCAACTACCTCCATCTACCAAGCATCTTCAGCAGCAGATGCCTAATCAGGATAATAGCAATCAAGGTCCTGGCTCATTGGCTCCCTCTGATACTATTTCATCTCAGCAATCTGTTCCATCCTCAGTCACAGGTTCTTCCAACCACCAAGGATTGGTGCATCAACAACCACAGGTGCAGCCACAACCAAAACTGATGAATCAAAGCCAAGCAACTGTACAACGGGTATTGCAGCAGAACCATGTAGTAAATTCAGATCAATCAAAGAAGTTGCAAGCTGGTGAACCTCAAGCTGAACAACACCCTATGTGCAAAACTTCTCAGATAGGTGCAATCACCTCAATGCTTCAGGACGTCAATGATGCAACTAATGTCGCAGATGTTTCAACTCTGAGTGCTAATCAGTGGAAGGGTACAGAACCATTATGTGATTCAATTGGGACTCCACCAACAAATTCTGCTGGCAGTGAGTCGGTGCCTCAAATCAGCCAAGGGGTAAGCCAAAGACAATCTTCAGGCAACTTGGCTCCAACAGGGCCTGATAGTTTCAACTGGCAGCAAAAATCCTCCCAGTTGCAACCTCCTTCCTCAGTGACCCAGCCACAGTTGCAGCAGCAGCTTTCACCATTGCAACATTCACAAGAACAGGCTCAGATTCTGCAAGCAGGGAATAGCAGTTCGTTTGCTAGGTCCAATGACTGTAGACTGGATTAA